Sequence from the Neomonachus schauinslandi chromosome 9, ASM220157v2, whole genome shotgun sequence genome:
AGAATGATTCCAGTGGAGGGAATTTCATGCCATGGGAGCAATTGCAACACTCCAAAAGATGCCTGGGGAAAGTGTATGGGATGAATCAACACCACCTTTGACTTTCAGCATCAGTTATTAGACACCACAATTTCACCCCAAATAgaaacatattttctgttttctttcaaatatattttgggCAAAATAATACAATCGTCATTTATAAACTTTGGAATGTAAGTCAGTCTACTGCGATAACACAATGTGAATATTAACATTACCTAGCattaaccaaaaaaaccccataaatgtTTAGACATCACTGTATTCTTCATTTTacattcatctctttttttctactgatttttaaaaatggtaatggCTCTAGAAAAATTACAGCTCTCTTTAAACAACAAGTCAGTTTAGCAAGCTCATTCATTATTGGCTCATCTTCATTCTTGGGTACTTTCACTCCTGTAAAAAGCTTATATAAGCAGCAAAGTCACCTCAGTGATGAATAAAGCAGAATTTGTAATGAATTCCTACCCAATTAAAGGATAATTCATCCAATTCtattcctaaataaaaatataatctatataCTAACTGCTGATAGCAAGAATTACAGCCATTCTAGCTGGTTTAACTACTAGAGAGTGCTGGTTTAACTACTAGAAAAGTGGCAAATGGAGGAAGTTCTATGTTGGTGCTCTGCATGTCTATTCCTCTGACCAAATACAATCCCAGTCAGTCAATGCCTAAGGCTTCCACTCTTTCATTTTAGTGTTGAGTATGGTATATACCGTATAGATTCTCTACTATCTAGGAGTTTTTAAAAACGGTTTATTGAAATATGACTTATCTACCATAAAATTCACTGGTTCTAAGtgaatgattaaatgatttttagtgACTTTACAGAATTGTGTATCCATCTTTACAATAcgttagaatatttccatcattctTAAGATCCCTTTATTTCAACTGTGTGCCAGACATTCATATGCATTATATTCATCACTATTCTGAAAGGTGGATTTTATTAAGGTTCTGATTAAAGCTTATGGTGATTAAATAAATTGCCATAGTCACATAACAGACTCAGTGACTAGCAGAATCAGAATTcagacccaggtctgtctgatgccAAAATCCAAGATTAGCCCATGACACATGCCATCACACCTATTTCTCCTTATAATTCCTTCTGCCTTgtaataagtacataaaaaataCTAAGAACTTATTGCTCAAAAATACTCAGAGTTTTAAATACTGCAATAATTTAAGAATTTGAACATCTCTAAAGAAGTGTTCCTTGACTTTATCAAATATTATCCTTTGACTCTTACCTATGATTCCATTAACTCTTTTCCTCAGTAAGTGTTCTAACGTCTTTATCACTTCGGTTTTTCCCTTCTGCCTGTAAACAATTACATAATATATACCTCCTTGATTAAACATTTTTCCTAAATTCCAACATTTCTCAATGAATGGCTTGTTCTTGCATACTTGACTTTCACTGATGAATTTTTCATAGACTATTCAGACTACCTCTGTTTTCTCCCTACCTATTACCTGCCTTTAACTACATatacttttttcaaaataacttgcCTGCATCTGTTCTCTGAGTGGTCCAAAATGAAGGCCTGATTgccaaatttgaaaatattttcttagtctTTAACTTTCTTGAACATGGCAACTACTGATTAAAATTACTGACTTCTCCCCCCttaattttgagtttttctttatgGAGCCTTGATCTGTTGTTCTCCCTTCTACcttcttttctgcttctctctttccctctgttttgTAGTTCCCTTTCCTTAACTTAATCCTTTAAGTGTAGATTCTCCTGGCTCTATGTTCaaccctctgctcttcctctgtaAAAGGAGCTTTCTGAGTAGAAACCCAGAAACATGCATACactcaaatacacacaaaattttgCTTACTTTAAAGGGGTTCAAGAACACctaaaatacagactttaaatcaaaaacaTTCTATGAACCCCAGGTTAAGAAACTGTATTCTGCTTTAAGAATACTATTCTGCATGCTCTGTCTCAGCAATCCTCCATATTTTTGTCCCATTAGATAAATGAAACTCCAAAATTAACATCACTGATTCTATTATTGATCTCAAACTCCCACATTCCCCATCGCCTGCTGGATATATACTAAGATGTATGATCAGGTCCTCATGCTCCATACATCCAAAACCAGTCTTACTATCTGCTACCCAGAACAGGCTctcctgaattttttaaatgttttgatattttttattgaaatgtaacaTACAAAACAGTACAATTCATACGTGTACTGTGAACAGCTTCACTGAATTTTTACAGACTCACTTGTTAGTACCAGTTTAAAGGCTGTTACCTCTCCTATCATGCCATTCCTTAGAAATTTTAAGTAAGATGGCCCAAACAGTTAATGGCATTTTTTACCTGACAGGGAGGATTCTGAGTACATGGTCATTCAGCTGGGTTCCTGCAGGATTCCTGAAGTCTACAAAAAACCAACAGGATTTTTGAGTTGAAACCCTAGCTATAATAATGTAGTATTGAAGGACCCTGAGCAGTCTTAAACTCTAAGCCTCcggttttttattttcttgtttatttttaatttccatacaggaaaattcattccttttgttgTATAGTCCTATGAGTTTGGCAAATGCATAGTCAGATAGCCACCATCATGGGGAAGATCTAGAACAATTCCATGACTCCTCCCAAATTCCCTCCTGCTATCCTTTGGAGAGAAACTTGAAGTCCATTCCTTAACTTCAGGTAACCACTGATCTACTCCTCATTCTATacatttgctttttccagaatgtcaagtAAGTGGAGTAATATACTATGTAATCTTTTTAGTCTGGTTTCCTTTACTTGGCATAGTGCATTTGAAATTCACTCATGTTGCATGTCAtcaatacttcatttatttttatttctgagtggtatttcattgtatggatgtactagtttgtttatccatttaccaaaTTAAGGGATTTGAGTTGTTTCAGTTTAcagttattacaaataaaactttcACAAATAGTCACATACAGGTTTTGGGGGGAATATAGGTTAACATTTCACTTACGCAAATACTtaaaattgctgggttgtaataaatgtaaatgtatgtttaacctTACAAGAAATGACCAAACTGcaaactgttttctacagtggctgtataattttgcattcccaccagcattgtGTGCAAATTTTCCAGTTGCTCTGCATCTTTATAGGTAGATTGTTtagtcattttgttctttttgttcttgcCATTCTAATACATGTGTATtcctatctcattgtggttttagctTGCATTTCTATAATGACTAAGGACATTAAGCATTTCAAGTGTTGATTTGgttatctatatatcttttttggggaAGTGTCCATTCAAACTGATCTTTCTATTAGTATCAGgccatttgctttttcttccaaaatttgttccaggtttattgagatataattgacaggTAACGCTGTATAAGTtgaaggtatacaatgtgatgatacTATACAGTTAGTTAACACTTCCATTACCTTCTCCCATAAtcagtatttgtgtgtgtgtgtgtgtgtgtgtgtgtgtgtgtgtgtgtggtgaggacatttaagatctactctcagcagtttgactctcttctttctcactctGCCCTTCAGAAAAACTCCACCAGTTTCCTCCAGTTCTCACTACTACAACTGTAGTTTAAGTACCATAATTGCTGTATCTCTTTTGTGGGACAAGTATTTTACCTTGTATAAGTGTTATTTATTCACACTTTTCCCTACCACCCTTACTAGATTATTAATTTTGTCATAACTTCTAGCACAGAActttaaaagtgtatttattaGATAAATAGATTGTAACTAATGTTCATGTATATTTATTGGTTTTTGCATAATAGtggttttttaaatcttaaacaTTTGGGACAATTATAATCATGGTTACAAAGTAACATCCTAAATATTACAGAACCTAGTATCTAAATATGTCAGCAGGAAAAGGAATCTCAACCTGGGGCAGTAATAAGCAGCTTCTGCTCTTCTTCCCATCAGAAGGAACTCAAGTATCCTTCACTAGAGTAACACAATGGGCAGTAGGCTGAATAGTCAAATAATGCTACTGCTTCTTCTCTAGATGTGAACCCATGGCAGCTACATTGTGAGCATAGGGCAGCTGCCTGAGCAGCAAGGGTGTGGCCAGTCTTTCATAACACAATCCAAAGAAGAATGACAAACTAAGAATAACAAaaactaagcaaaacaaaaacaaaatttacccACACAAtcactatttcttcctttcagccTCCTCTCCAACTCAATAATCTTAACAGTACGTATGAATGACCTATAggcagataaaattattttttatttataaactcaAAATTTTTACTAATCTATATCATTCTAGAGAATCCCAGCTATGGCTTTATGACTTTATCAATTGCATCATGTGTTGCTCTATGTTTATGGGTTAGGTAGGGCTTAAAGGTTGACTAGCATATTGAAGATTTAATTTCAGTGCCCCTGGAAGGCATATTGGAATATTGAGAAATTGTCCcatcaagggaaaaataaaggaagtttttttttacttttgtgtaaattggttatttttttcccctagagacACAATAGTTCTCAAATATCAGAAGCACGTTGGGACAGATTTCTTTgccatacattttgtttttaatactacttaaccagggatgcctgggtggttcagtcagttaaatgtctgccttcagctcaagtcatgatcccagggtcctgggatcgagtcccacattgggctccttcctcaacggagagcctgattctccctctgcttgttgctccccctgtttgtgctctctctctctctctgacaaataaataaataaaatctttaaaaagagagagagagagaaatgctacTTAACCAGTCTTTATCCTCAAGTCAGAGATCAATGATATCTTAGATTCTATTAAAATTATGCCACAAGATTAATTACCATAGATATATTTCACTTACGGCACTATGGCAGAATTATTGGGCAtcatgacataaaaaaaaatttctactgaACACATTTAATCCAACTTTTGAGAATAAGTACAAAATTGCCCCATTTCTCTATTTGGGGACAGAAAATGTAcagatataaaacaataaaaaaacaaaagaaagcatcCATACAAAAAGTAGGAAATGAGTACCTTAGGAGGGCAAAAGGAGGAGGGATAATCATTAGCTACAGTTGCTTTAGGAAGAAGATGGGATCTGAGAGATTGTGAGAatttataatatcaaaaataGTAGTGGATAAAGGCACCCAGGTAAAGGGAACTAGGAAGCTGAagcacagaaggacaaatacacAGCATATGATCAGAGACCAATAAGTGGGATAAGGGAGAAATACAGTTAGAGAAATAGGGCCTGATTAGAGACAGTCCACTacaaggggaaagagagagaaaattaatgaaaaaatggCCAAACctagagagaaataaaggaaaaaagaaaggtggtTCAGTGATCTTTTTCATTGCTGAAAAAGGTCATGAATGGGATTATATAGAGAATAACAATACACATGTCAATATACAATTCCAGTTTTGTTTCTATATAACCTTTTCATATAACCTGAAATTATTCTGAAAATGTTCATGAGAAATCccttaaagatgaataaaaaggtCTCTTGCccaatttttatgttttagaggATTCTATCAGAGTACTGTTGCCTTAAAATTATCACTCAGAATAACTATGAATTTTTCTGTGTGAGTAGGAAAGAGGCTTTGTAAATatctaatatattattttatctaataGGAAAATGTAGGATTTGCTGCTATGGACATTATCAGAACtggagtgactttttttttttttaacctcccaTTCCCCAAATGGATTATCTTTTGTTCAGCATATACACGATTTAAATTATCTGATTCTGCATTCATGTGACTGCCTGGTGATAGATAGTTCTCAGAATGTCTGACAGTATTTCTTGTAAGCATCAGACATGATAGAGAGAAGGGTACTGATGGAGCAGAAGACTTTGAAATGTCATTTTGGATCAGTGCACAGCATGATTCAAGGCTGCATAGAAAGGAGTCTGAGGAgctattaaaaaatgtgtgtgtcaGTATCTTGAAGTACAATGTGAATCTAAACTGGCCACTCCTTTCTTTTAAGCTAATTGATGTGTTTATCTCAGCTTTTCCCATGAGAGATTTTATGCTACCTGAAAACTAAGATTAATCaggattaataatttaatttaattatttgggGCAAATGTCAACATGTAGATCAATTACCTTATTTTGATGGCTGATAGACATTTCCTACACTGTTAAAAGGGCCAGGCGAATCAGGTATCTGTCTAAAGTTACACACATACCACCACAAATATAGCTCTAAACAGTGAACTTCATTTGACATGTCAAACagaaaatgtaatcataaaaatTCACAGTTGATATACTGTTAAGATCTTGCATGATTCCAAATTTGTGAAATCACATAGGATTCATACATATATATCGAAATGTCTTATATTGAGAGTAGTGAATGAAATCCTCTTATTAGTAGTGCATTTACCCATTTATCTTTGCAACTcctgcagtttcttttttttttaaagggaattgaTGTGTTTATGTTTGTGACTATTGTATCTTCATTATAAATGATATCTTTTAGCATTAGGACATGCCCTTTATGTGATCTTTAATACTTTTTAGTTTGGATTCTACTTTGACATTAGGATTGTAATCCTTTTCTTGtggttaataaaacaaaatattgtcTTTGTCCATGCTTAGTTTTAGCCTTTCTATATCACTATTTTAGTGTATTTTGAATACAATATATGATTAAGACGTTTAACTCTGTCACACCATTTTGTTATAATTATGATGTGTatcctttgtctttcattttttagctcttttcataattaaaaaacatttatatatttgtattctatCTTTGTTTATGACTGTGGCCctctattttgttatttatccTTTTACTATCTGCTgcgtcttttttattttatttttttaaagattttatttatttattttagagagagagaggaaggtggaggagggagaggaaggtggaggagggagagggagagagagaagctcaagcagcttgcgctgagcatggaccccgatgtggggctcaatctcaggaccctgagatcatgacctgagcagaaaccaagagtcagacacttaactgactgagccacccaggcacccctgctgtgTCTATTTTAATGGTATCCTTTATCTTTCACCTATACCCGAATAACAATACATGAGcttattcttcttttctcttttcctttcttttctcttcccatttttttagttttttagttttgttatttctgtgttctgtgtTATAATGTGTTTTACCACTCCCCATGTTCATTAGTGCCCCATGTTCTTATTTCCCTCCTTACTATCATTAAGATCATTCTGCTGCAGCATACCTCAACTCCCTTGCTCCTCTCTTCCTTCACTGAAATCATTTGGTTTATCAGTTTCCTATTGCTCCTATAGCAAATTGCTAAAACTTAGTGGCTaacaacaacacaaatttattctcttacagttctggagatctgGAATCTACAACTGGTGTCAcaggtctgaaatcaaggtgtcagcagagctgaTTCCTGCTGGAGGTTCCAGGGGAAAATCCATTCCTTGCCTGTTCTATCTTCTAGAGATGTGTTTCCTTGGCTCCTAGctgcatcactccaacctctgcttgcatcttcacattgccttctccctgcttgcatcttcacattgccttctcccCGCTCTGATCTCCTGACCCTCTCTTATAAGGAATCCTGTGATTATATCAGGCATATTTGGGTAATATGGATAATCCCCCCATCTCATTTGTGCAAAATCCTCTTTTTAGTTTAATCATATGTGCAAAATTCCTTTTGTCATATAAAGTAGCATTCATAtgttccaggaattaggacatggacatctttgggggcaggggtgttattcagcctaccacacttGTAAAATTTACACCTCCAACCTTAAAGATAACCAGTTCTTGATCTATTCTGTGTCTCCACTAAAGTAATTGAATATGGCTATGAAATAACAAGCAACCATGCTGTTAAGTCTCACTTTCAGTATAAGCTTACAAACCTCAAGTGGGCCCTAGAGACTAACCAAAATCCTAATAATATCTCTATTTAACTCACTTCTCTACTCTAAAAGGTGACAACTTCAGTAATAATCCTTTAAAGCTTCTACTAATCCTTTCTATTTCTTATCATCAACAATGCCCTAAGAACTtatttcatggggaaaaaaataataacctatcAGAAGAAAACATCCACATTCTCCCACTGCCAAACCTACCTTCACGTGTTCCCATATCACTCTGCATTCCCTTCTGGGACAATGGATAGACAGCCAGTATTCCATTAAGATCTTCCTATTTGTGCACTCATCTTACCTATCtgagaattctttcttgaaaatAGCTCCAGTTTCCTCTATTTCATCAGATCATTTCTCTCTGGATCATTTCCATAAGCTTGCAAACATGCTATCATACCTTTCAATTGAAGAAAATGTTGCTCATGACTCCACAGCCACTTAAACTTCCATCACATTACTTAGCATTCTCAAAAGAGTTATTTTTACTTAGTGTCTCTCCTCTCTATTATTCTTATTCTGTCCCAATTAAAATTCCATTCCCATAAATCCAACAAACATGTTTACATCAAGATTATCAATGACATATacattgctaaatccaatggtcAGTTCTTAGTCCTCCTCTTACTTTACCTCTCAACAACATTTACATACGTGACCCTTCTtcttcaaatacatatatttttagcttgagtgacaaaaaaaaaaatgatctaattttttcttgcctttctaaTGATTCTTAAATTCTTTGTTAGATGCCTCATCCTCTTCTCAAACTTAATGTTGGAGTGCTCCAAGACTTGTCTTTACATTTACTTTCCTCCTCTTGCTAGACTTTCTTTCTTGCTAAGCTCACCCATTCTTGTGATTGTAAGCATATGCTGATGATTCCCAGAATGGATTCTCTAACCGAAAACTTTCCTCTGAACTCCACTTGCATATTTAATTGATTACTTAACCTGCTCTTGGAAGTCTAGATACACCTTGAATTTATTATATAAACCTGATCCTTTATTTCCCATGCTTTATTTCCCCTTTAGTAAAACCTGTTCATCCTAAGAAATTCATTCTCATTGAGTTACTATAGCTAAAGTCTTGCAAGacatctttgcttttctcttttctttatattacaCATCCAATTCTGTTAATGCTACCTCCAAATAGTTTATGAATTAGACCACTTCTCAACTTAGTTTGTGTAAAGGTGGCCTCTACACATAAGTGCCACTGCTAATATATAAGACCAAGTCATTCTATCTGTCAGACTACTGCTGTTCTCTTTAATTCATTACCATgcagtaactaaaaaaaaaaaaaaaaagattgtttcaaAACTCTCTGAAACCCTTTTATGTCTTccattgtaattaaaattaaattcaaattatttaccCTGGTATATCAGGCAATAAATGACCAGATTCTTGCCTACCTGTCTGACATCATCTGCCTCATTTCTTCCTGTCCCATAAATATCCTGGCATACAGTGAGTTTGTTAATGGTAAACATAAAAAAGTCTAGTCTCCGATAGCTGCTTGTGAATTTTGATATTAATCTACTGATTCAACTTTAGTAATTACATTGTATAAACTctgtatcttcatttatttttatctactttaaatttaaaaaataaagaggtataGTAAAGTCTCCCACAATtattatttctgtgtattaatacTATGATATTTTGCTTAATATGTTGTTGCTTGATTATTCAGGACAAAGGGTTAATGATTATTCTTTTTGTGACATCTGTGACAATGTAAATTGAGtcttttatcatatttaattttgttttcttgtattaTAGTCAGTCTTACTTAATTCCTGAGTCCTTTTatattcgttttttttttttaagattttatttatttatttgacacagagacacagcgagagagggaacacaagcagggggagtagaagagggagaagcaggcttcccgccgagcagggagcccgatgcggggctcgatcccaggaccctgggatcatgacctgagctgaaggcagacacttaacaactgagccacccaggcgcccctatatttggttttgcttttgtatttacttaatatgtttttatcaatttttaatgtttaatcttTGTGTACCATTTGTTTTATATGGATTTCTCAAAGTTACTATGAGATTAAAGCTTGTTATTTcaaattacatattatttaacttttaaaaaagagtttaaaattcatttacattttgataatttttatcttcaatcttttctctattttatgatCTTTGTGTCTTatgtttctttacatttcttctttaatttttttcttttactctgtaGGCCAAATTTGTTACTCTATTTTATAATGTGGGGGTCTGCCAATCAGATGGGGGGGCCACTAAATGTGGGGTAATCCAATTAGGTGGAGGCCAGCAGTGCAGGCAGTGAAAGAATTCAATCAAGGTAGAAAAAGGGAGATAGAAGGTTATTGAACACACCACAAGGGAGCAGTGAGCAGGACAGTAAGAGAAAGACTGCCAGCAGGTAGTGGGGGCCGGGGTAGCTGTAGTtaagggggaaggtgaggaggtatgaGAACtatagaattttcctttttttggtacCTCTGTCTGGGTGTAAGTAATCCATTGGTCAGTTAGAGCTTATGGATATTTTGACATGGGTCACCTAATGGGCTGGTTTGTATTCAGCCAGGGGGCCACTGTGGGCCCTTCTACCTTATTCAGGTCTCTTTTGTTCAAGTTGATTGCGTAAAAGTGGCATCTACATAGAAGGCCATGAATGATCAGATTATCACTTACTCTAGCTTCATCTTCATTTCCTCCTTGCTCATCTTTatgttatttttgcatttgtattgCTTATACATACTGTTGTAGAAGGAAGATGTCCTGTTTCTAGTTTAGGAGATTCATCAAAATATTATgtagccaatttttttttcaaaatatcacatatcatattttttcaaaatatcaaaacattaaaaatttcatctttcaAGTTCCCTCCGTGTGGTTAAGGAATTAGAAGAAACCAACAGCAAAGTCCCCATTCTTTCACTTTAAGATCAAGCTCTCATTCAATTTGAATACAtcttcaagtaattttttaaacagctaGTATATTTTATGTGTTCTTGCATTTCTGAGAATGTCTGTTGCATTCACATGAAAGACAAGTTTTCTGGGTAAAAtaattttaggacaaaattatatatgtgttcCATTATATTCTGGTCATAAGCTTTAAAGAGAGGATGTGTGAGCTTTTCCCACGTTCACCTGGCCCAAGGGCTGGACTACGGGTCTTCTTGCAGCCATGGCAGCTCCAGAGCAGTGTAGGAATTGCATCAGCCAAAGTCATGGCAGGACAGGCATTTAGAAAGTTTCTTCCCCTCTTTGACCGAGTTTTAGTTAAAAGGAGTGCAGCTGAAACTGTAACCAAAGGAAGCATTATGcttccagaaaaatctcaaggaaaagtATTGCAAGCAACAGTAAAAGCTGGTGGATCGGGCCCTAAAGGAAAGGGTGGAGAGATTCAACCACTTAGTGTGAAAGTTGGAGATAAAGTTCTCTCAGAATATGGAGGCACCAAAGTAGTTCTAGATGACATGgattatttcttagagagagtgACATTCTCAGAAAGTATGTAGACTGAAATAAATCATTATTGAAATGACATGAAATGAACCTGCCCATTCCAGTGAAGTTGTGAAATCTTTCatgtaaataattttcatgtctcTTTTTTTATAAGCTAATGGTAtccaaactaaaataaaaataaaaagtaaaaataaagagaggatGTGTGAGACCAATCTAACTTCTTTCCTcagtaatgttcttttttttttcacactctAAAACCAATGGATTTTATTCTCTATGCTTATAATCCAAATATTTGTCAGATATATCTAATTCGTggctttttattgatttttgcctAGAGCAAGGTAAGCTTTTCAATCTTGATGGTCAGATCTTTTTTCAGCTTATGAATACTTTCTTCAATATTGGATATTATCATTTCCTCTGTTCAATTTTATTGTTCTCAAGTAcacagttgtttttaaaaatgaatcaagaaGTTTTTCCCTCCATATTGATCATAttctttgtcattgttttttctcttcaacCTTTGCTACTTCATCTAAGAATGTTTGTCAAGTTTGATCTTCGCATCTGTCATGTTTCATAGTAACAATTCTCTCCTCAGGGTCATCATTGTGGATTTTTACTTTGCtgctacatttttattctttaatcctTTCTTGGGCCATCCACTTCTCAATTTAATctcatgatatttttatttctgaatgtaCTCTTTTAATGACTTTTTCCTATTTCATAGCTGGAATGACTTGTATACAGTGGAtaataagtatattttctgagattttcttcaagtttctttaaaaaatattgaaactaTGTCTTCCTTTTTCATAAACATGATTTTCCCTTTATCTGGTTCAGCAGTATTATATTATAGCTAtaaattatgtgtgtatgtatctacagacacacataaacacacatacacatatatatcctcCTTCTACTcttgctccttt
This genomic interval carries:
- the LOC110590709 gene encoding 10 kDa heat shock protein, mitochondrial-like; translated protein: MAGQAFRKFLPLFDRVLVKRSAAETVTKGSIMLPEKSQGKVLQATVKAGGSGPKGKGGEIQPLSVKVGDKVLSEYGGTKVVLDDMDYFLERVTFSESM